AAGCTTTAGCGAAGTCTAAAAACGCTATGTGAACATTGCAACCCGAGTCCATACATTTACTCCAGTCTTGAATGACCTCAATCAATTGAGTCTCGCATGATCGCTTTTCACGAAACCCATGCTGATTGTCATGTAAgatattgttatcatttaaaTGACGAACAAGTTGTTTACAAACAATTCTTTCTAACAGTTTACAAACGTGCGAAGTCAAGGATATGGGTCGATAATTACTGGGGTCTTCTTTATTGCCCCTTTTAGAAATGGGACACACATTAGCACAGAGCCAATCTAAAGGCAAATCTCCAGTTGAAAGAGATCTATTGAAAAGATCACAAAGCGATGGTGCGAGTTCAACGGCACCTTCTTTAAGAATACATTGGGCTAATCCGTCTGGACCAACAGACTTCGTAGAATCAATATTCTTAAGTAATCTACGTACATTTTCAACATCACAGTTAATGTGTTTGTGAATATGTGTTCGACCGGCAAAATTTGGCTAAAATCAGCCGAATTATTAGTAAGAATGAAAGATATAAAACTCCGGGTAGGGTCATCCAACCCCTACTCTAAGTTTTATTTCTTTAGTTCTATACTGTTATGTGGTGAGTATACTGCTTTTGAAATACATAATGCAGGCATGACTGCCAGAGGTTTTCTTGCTCCCTTAATAAAGCAAGATAATTTTCAATCATGTACTTAGATCCTTTAATCATGCCTGTTTCTTTGTTATTATTTACTACTACATTTTACGCCAGATAAGACACCAAATTAGATCATGTAACCATTGGTTCCAAAGGACACAATTTTATGAGCcttgatgcaaaaaaaaagaagcaataaaacaataaatggcGTCGAACTTGGATTTTGAGtgtcattttgaatttttacgAGTTTTAGTTTATTCATCTTTAATAACTCTTATATTCAGAATTATGTATGGACACCGAGATGGCCATTATAGGAAAAAACGATGTGACTACCAATATCAGAACTCTGAcaatcatcactaccatcaccatcatcatcacgattatcaccaccaccatcatcatcgtcatccagggccgtagctagagggggggtatgggggggtgcgacacccccccaacattcgtggcagtcggcaaaatcatgtaccagttggcaaaatggaggataggggagaaaaagaaagaaagaaagagagagagagaggggggagagaaagaaagaaagaaagaaagaaagaaagaaagaaagaaagaaagaaagaaagaaagaaagaaagaaagaaagaaagaaagaaagaaagaaagaaagaaagaaagaaaaacacaagacttaaaaaaaatggtaactctgcagttggcaaattcatgaagacaagtctacaacttgtagacttgtctacaagtttgcagttggcaaaaaacacaaaaatgttctaagttatttttactaaacttttttttttttatttatggtgTCAGAATGTGCTTAGGATGGGGatgggggcaggttggggttgcatcattcctggtgctcgcattgtctgactaatgagacatatagtcctgttgtattttaagtccataaagattatgcaaaaaactatctcctcgcacttcaagttatcattgttttatgtggtgacatatgcttttttcatgactatatacttaaagtgattgcccccttttaaggccttaataaaacatttccagtcagtgcttacgttcgcattggtgtggaccgatatagataccgggctggtgttaaatcaacaccggcgtttttgcagtgcacgaattcctaaagacagtccttaaaatgttcctttttctgatctaattataacaaattttcagctcgcgcttcgcactcgcatcacttaattagtgaaatagtaaattcctacaaacaagccatagaatgcccctcttcaagtctgaatttcaaaaattgtcagctcgcgcttctcgcccgcaatatttcattagtgaaatacgtatcatgttcatgattacaatgaccacaaaaagtgcttcatgtgccagtgtaatactaacaaaatcagcaagcgcttggcgctcgcattagatgactatgatgagatacgtacgcacttcatgaattccaaaagatagtcctgaaaatgtccctttttagggttaagttatacaaaaattttcaactcgcgcttcgcgctcacattgtttgttttgtaagacaggtacgtatcatgattacaaaaatttgcttataatgtccctttttaggactgaatatcaaacattttcagctcgcgcttcgcgctcgcattatttgatcactaagatacatatccgtttaatgccACAGTCCTTAAAACGTCTCCGtctatcaggtcagtatacctggcaattgagcgcgcttcgcgcgcccacttaatgactctaaatttttgctggtgccccccccccaatgccgtgacccacggtacgtcactgttagcagtagcactcttgaaattttagttgagacatcttgcacagaaggtcaattaaaaattaacaaatctttgatttttatattattaatgcatagggtatatcattatactgcaagttagcaactacggcacactagcctttatttttaaagtgcaaatatctttgtatatctttgtataatttaccttaaagtattcaccaaatgccaccaattcaattctaaaaattcaaaatcttttagcatgtgattattgagggggggggcacatcccccatcagactccccctgtactcacgttggcgctgtcacgccaaatttagttggcaaatttagctggtacacccccccaacaaaatgcttctggctacggccctgtcgtcatcaccaccattatcatcaccactatcatcatcaccactatcatcatcatcatgcaccaccattattatcattttaatttggtACATATTTTTCTACGATATTTTCTTTGACAGGTTTTAAAGGTGAAAGGGTACCACACTTCGCCGGTAGAACTCTGACCATCAAGACACACACTTTCCATCCGAGAATGGACAGTGCTATTTTACTTGTACGTAATCCATACAGAGCTATGGTGGCCGAATTTAATAGACAGAAAGCGGGAAAGACTGGACATGCCGAGGACAACATTTTCAGGACAGAAGGTAAATTCATCTTACTACGATCATTACTTTGACAGTAACTATACAGTCATCAATAATATTAACCTGTGGGTATTACAACTGCTGCATGTTAATTGTAGTGCAGTAGAATGTGACCATAATTAATATACCGGTCCATGCTTCCAAAGTTCCGATATCATTGTTATTTCGATCATAGGAGAGAAACCATAATgtgatgaagaaataaaacaacatGCTAGTATACCCGTGTCATATTATGATTACTGCCCCGTGggaaaccacaaatccctgataattaagtaggGCCTACATGGCTTATGGGAAAGTTTTTCCTTTATGTCATGATATTTACTATGGTTGCCAATTTAaaatttacatatatttaaattttaagACAGCTATAACTTTATtgttgcttgtccgatttctttctaTTATCATCATTCTGTTCTACTTTTACTCTTCTCCTCTCTCATGCAAAATGCTATTACCAAGgtaggattcccctttaatttgacacatttttaaaatttgcgGTTGGCGCACTAGACACAATATGTTTGAAACCATGTTTGTATGAGGGACAATGAAAAGTAGAGCCCCAAATCGAAAGTCCTTGTTTATAATGGTTTTGCaggtcttttttttcaataatgagaGAATAGGAAAATTAGAAAATGAAGCAAATGTCGTACCATCTCAGCGTGTAGTGACCGACCGACcgagaaaattttcaaatttgaatagtaTACTTTTAATATTTAGAGCACTTGATAACATGAAGGGAATACTTCATTATTGAATATAGTACCTACataataatacttttttttttcgtttgtggTCGAAAATTTGGggagctttctttttttttgggggggggggcttgcagtCCCCAAAGCCTCCCGTAAAACTGCTCCTGCATCCAGGAAGGTCAATATTATGTAGAGCTTATCAAATGTTTTACCAAATTATTAAtccacttcttcttcttcgttttcttATTTCAGATTGGAGGAGGTATGTTAAGAAGCAATCTCAAACATGGTTTAAGCTCTACGAAAAATACATCTCAGAATGCAACCATTTGGGCCACACCTGCAAGTCTATGTTAATCGTGTACTATGAACAACTCCAACTACACCTTAAGGATGAACTGCGACGAGTATTGAATTATCTTGGTGTAATGATCGATGAAGAAAgacttacatgtacagtgaGAAATTCAGAGGGACAGTTTCACAGACCAAAGTCAAATAAGACATTAGATCCGTTTTTCGAGGAAGACAGGAGATTCGTAGAGgaatctttgaaaaaatatattgagtTGATTGAACAGGAAGGCTTGGAGAAACCACCATTATCACTAAGCGCATTTCCGACAGATTTATAGATAATGATGCATCGATTAATTACTACCATTTTGTCATTATAAGGAGATGAAGACTATAGGGGTTGGTAGTTTCTCACCAAGGGAGGGGAGTGGATACGGGGTTCATTGCCCCGCCCACGCAAGATCTAGTATTGTACACATCGAAGAAAGGTGCTCATGAACAAGGTGGATATCAGTTACtctaatcagtggcgtaccgtgggtcacggcctTGAAGTGAACACGTGCACACTAAGAAAAATAGGTTCAACTTTGCACCTCTAAAGGTGCAGACCGGATGTCACACTGGGCGCACCTTTAGGGTGTAACTTTGTACCTTTTGGAAAGGTGCAACTTTGCAcctcatgatatgtcaccaatgaacaaaaaaagtgtaatctgtaATGTTTTTGTTGAGAAGTAACTCGcacaaatatgaattttttttggtcaagtttttagttttaatttgtctaaaatatgaagattttggggggaaaatgacacctaaatatttttcagctcctgatgacaaagcaatgtgatgaaggggcatgacataatcatttgtttgatatcaaattcgtcatgatagcacaaatattttataagataaaGTAAATTTTAAGATGTTTGGCTAGTgccaacttttctttgaatttcctgggtgtatgtaaacttctggcctcaactgtgtGTGCTATATTAGGGatagatatattattttgaaccttctccataatttcattttttaatttgagtGGGGTACATAATGTAACTCTTCCCCAAATAGCACCTATAAAGGTGCAGAATGTCACCCGAATTGGAAATCAGGATGCCACCGTGCTTGGTCGTCCGCTTCGTCTTGCCAAATTTCCAAGAATTCTTTTCACAGAATTCTTCTGCAATGCACACAATCAGAGTAAGTGCATTCGAGCTCTAC
This is a stretch of genomic DNA from Lytechinus pictus isolate F3 Inbred unplaced genomic scaffold, Lp3.0 scaffold_19, whole genome shotgun sequence. It encodes these proteins:
- the LOC129260040 gene encoding sialate:O-sulfotransferase 1-like codes for the protein MPNGTFPLTALASYPGSGNTWMRHLIETSTGYASGNSKPSYILVGAGFKGERVPHFAGRTLTIKTHTFHPRMDSAILLVRNPYRAMVAEFNRQKAGKTGHAEDNIFRTEDWRRYVKKQSQTWFKLYEKYISECNHLGHTCKSMLIVYYEQLQLHLKDELRRVLNYLGVMIDEERLTCTVRNSEGQFHRPKSNKTLDPFFEEDRRFVEESLKKYIELIEQEGLEKPPLSLSAFPTDL